In Halopelagius inordinatus, a single genomic region encodes these proteins:
- a CDS encoding ABC transporter ATP-binding protein, translating into MRNETRTDETTRKARTNGVSAETRDSPGSDGDSVLVLSDVQKRYGTETAVSGVDLTVRDGELLTLLGPSGCGKTTTLRMIAGLTDPTAGTVTVAGDSVAGDGASVPPEKRDVGMVFQEFALFPHLTVAENVAFGLDDPDSEAAAARVAELLELVGLEAYGDRTPDDLSGGQRQRVALARSLAPEPDVLLLDEPFSNLDVRLRVKMREEVRRILKEAGVTAVSVTHDQEEALSISDRVAIMNDGQIEQIGRPGEVFEHPESRFVASFLGQAGFLPARIGESSVETPIGSYDRGLLKGVTEEYVGATVDVLVRPDDLRATPTAEANADGHVVRRQYTGPSFVYHVELSDGSVVRCLHNHAEDFEIGEPVAVALVADHTLAWYPSR; encoded by the coding sequence ATGAGAAACGAGACGCGGACCGACGAGACGACGAGGAAGGCTCGAACCAACGGCGTGAGCGCCGAAACGAGAGATTCACCGGGGTCCGACGGGGACTCCGTGTTAGTTCTCTCGGACGTACAGAAGCGGTACGGCACCGAGACGGCCGTCTCGGGGGTCGACCTCACGGTCAGAGACGGGGAACTGCTCACGTTGCTCGGCCCCTCCGGATGCGGCAAGACGACGACCCTGCGGATGATCGCGGGACTGACGGACCCCACGGCGGGCACCGTCACCGTCGCGGGCGACTCCGTCGCGGGCGACGGTGCGTCTGTCCCGCCGGAGAAACGAGACGTGGGGATGGTGTTTCAGGAGTTCGCCCTGTTCCCGCATCTCACCGTCGCCGAGAACGTCGCGTTCGGACTCGACGACCCGGACAGCGAGGCGGCCGCCGCCCGCGTCGCCGAACTGCTCGAACTGGTTGGTCTCGAAGCCTACGGCGACCGGACGCCCGACGACCTGTCGGGCGGACAGCGTCAGCGGGTCGCACTCGCGCGCTCTCTCGCGCCGGAACCGGACGTGTTGCTCTTGGACGAACCGTTCTCGAACCTCGACGTGCGCCTCCGCGTGAAGATGCGCGAGGAGGTCCGACGCATCCTCAAAGAGGCGGGGGTCACAGCCGTCTCCGTCACGCACGACCAAGAGGAGGCGCTCTCTATCTCCGACCGCGTCGCCATCATGAACGACGGCCAAATCGAACAGATCGGACGCCCCGGCGAGGTGTTCGAACACCCCGAATCGCGGTTCGTCGCCTCGTTCCTCGGACAGGCGGGCTTTCTTCCCGCCCGCATCGGCGAGTCGTCGGTCGAAACGCCCATCGGGTCGTACGACCGCGGCCTGTTGAAGGGGGTCACGGAGGAGTACGTCGGCGCGACGGTGGACGTCCTCGTGCGACCGGACGACCTGCGCGCGACGCCGACGGCGGAGGCGAACGCCGACGGCCACGTCGTCCGCAGGCAGTACACCGGCCCGTCGTTCGTCTACCACGTCGAACTGTCCGACGGAAGCGTCGTTCGCTGTCTGCACAACCACGCCGAGGACTTCGAAATCGGAGAACCCGTCGCGGTAGCTCTCGTCGCGGACCACACCCTCGCGTGGTATCCCTCCCGATAG
- a CDS encoding DUF7846 domain-containing protein encodes MSRRRGLLQFDRFPRIDRGRAATFLLAAVAAAVSLVVAARLFPYHSLNHDEGVYLQQAELLLRGRLFLRPPVEDAFRPWFFVEGDDGLYAKYAPLPAAVFAVGKLAGGFPLALAAVSAAVAGLTTALGRELFDAPTGAVAGLLLLASPLFLVHTGVYLPYATTTALNLAFALAYLRAERRGSLPAAVAAGIAVGLAFFARPFTAVLFAAPFVAHACWTLVRSGAWRTVVEGTDGERRALFTRRAATAALGLAGVAVAFGYNWVVTGDPLVFPYQAFGPEDGPGFGHRELLGHEVDYTLSLATRANAEVLFRLFENWVAAGPVGTALAALGTAELLRNRDGEHAARRALLAALFVTVPLGNLAFWGNYNVLGSLASQTDGLLYFLGPYYHFDLLVPTAVFGARGAFLAGDRVRRTVRERLSPVRARRVTLAVMVVSAAALGGIAATTADGPLERNDRVSDELTAGYEPFAEGGAPDDALVFLPTPYGPWLNHPFQALRNAPGYDGETVYALGDTDELAVAGEFPNRTIHRYVYRGSWPPTDDERVDAELVRVERVSGDTVGLDATFGLPAEAERATLRVSTSRGAAYFVANGTPESLRTSVTADERIELSGPDVRSTGNRTVAFGDSDEVTVEVFVSTGPASGFTYRAVFPVERENGTVRTLSPTLERCVVPTQCEPVGVGESPDGTFANATLSNATA; translated from the coding sequence ATGTCGCGACGACGCGGACTCCTCCAGTTCGACCGCTTCCCCCGAATCGACCGCGGGCGCGCCGCAACGTTCCTCCTGGCGGCCGTCGCCGCCGCCGTCTCTCTCGTCGTCGCCGCCCGTCTGTTTCCGTACCACTCGCTGAACCACGACGAGGGCGTCTACCTCCAACAGGCCGAACTCCTCCTCCGCGGGCGACTGTTCCTCCGACCGCCGGTCGAAGACGCGTTTCGCCCGTGGTTCTTCGTCGAGGGCGACGACGGACTGTACGCCAAGTACGCGCCCCTCCCCGCCGCCGTCTTCGCAGTCGGGAAACTCGCGGGCGGATTTCCGCTGGCGCTGGCTGCCGTCTCGGCGGCCGTCGCCGGTCTGACGACGGCCCTCGGCCGAGAACTGTTCGACGCTCCGACGGGAGCCGTGGCCGGGTTGCTCCTCCTTGCGTCCCCGCTGTTTCTCGTCCACACGGGCGTCTACCTGCCGTACGCGACGACGACGGCGCTGAATCTCGCGTTCGCGCTCGCGTACCTCCGCGCCGAACGGCGGGGGAGTCTCCCGGCCGCAGTCGCCGCCGGAATCGCCGTCGGACTCGCGTTCTTCGCGCGCCCGTTCACGGCGGTGCTTTTCGCCGCGCCGTTCGTCGCCCACGCCTGTTGGACGCTCGTTCGGTCGGGGGCGTGGCGAACCGTCGTCGAGGGGACCGACGGCGAACGGCGCGCGCTCTTCACCCGCCGCGCCGCGACTGCGGCACTCGGACTCGCGGGCGTCGCTGTCGCGTTCGGGTACAACTGGGTCGTCACCGGCGACCCACTCGTCTTTCCGTATCAGGCGTTCGGCCCCGAGGACGGACCGGGGTTCGGCCACCGCGAACTGCTCGGCCACGAGGTGGACTACACGCTTTCGCTCGCGACGCGGGCCAACGCGGAGGTCCTCTTTCGGCTGTTCGAAAACTGGGTCGCCGCCGGTCCGGTCGGGACTGCGCTCGCCGCCCTCGGAACTGCCGAACTCCTCCGGAACCGCGACGGCGAACACGCCGCGCGGCGCGCGTTGCTCGCGGCGCTTTTCGTCACGGTTCCGCTCGGCAATCTCGCCTTTTGGGGGAACTACAACGTCCTCGGTTCCCTCGCGTCGCAGACGGACGGCTTGCTCTACTTTCTCGGCCCGTACTACCACTTCGACCTGCTCGTTCCCACCGCCGTCTTCGGCGCTCGCGGCGCGTTTCTCGCGGGCGACCGGGTCCGACGGACGGTGCGCGAGCGACTTTCGCCCGTCCGCGCCCGTCGGGTGACGCTCGCGGTGATGGTGGTGAGCGCCGCCGCCCTCGGCGGTATCGCGGCGACGACGGCGGACGGCCCCCTCGAACGGAACGACCGGGTGAGCGACGAACTCACCGCCGGATACGAACCGTTCGCCGAGGGCGGCGCGCCCGACGACGCCCTCGTGTTCCTCCCGACGCCGTACGGTCCGTGGCTGAACCACCCGTTTCAGGCTCTCCGCAACGCGCCCGGATACGACGGGGAGACGGTGTACGCCCTCGGCGATACCGACGAACTCGCCGTCGCGGGCGAGTTCCCAAACCGGACGATACACCGCTACGTCTATCGGGGGTCGTGGCCCCCCACCGACGACGAACGCGTCGATGCCGAACTGGTGCGCGTCGAACGCGTCTCCGGCGACACCGTCGGACTCGACGCGACGTTCGGACTGCCGGCGGAGGCCGAACGCGCGACGCTCCGCGTCTCGACGTCGCGCGGCGCGGCCTACTTCGTGGCAAACGGAACGCCCGAGAGTCTCCGGACGTCCGTGACCGCCGACGAACGAATCGAACTGTCGGGTCCGGATGTTCGGTCCACGGGGAACCGAACGGTGGCGTTCGGCGACTCCGACGAGGTGACGGTGGAGGTGTTCGTCTCCACCGGGCCCGCGTCGGGGTTCACCTACCGGGCGGTGTTCCCCGTCGAACGCGAGAACGGCACCGTGCGGACGCTTTCACCCACCCTCGAACGGTGCGTCGTCCCGACCCAGTGTGAACCGGTGGGCGTCGGAGAGTCGCCCGACGGGACGTTCGCGAACGCGACGCTGTCGAACGCGACGGCGTAG